The window GCGGGCTTCGAGCAAGTCTGCAACTGCGCCACGCCAAGAGACCGGGTCATCGCGACGGGCAGCCGAAGTAGCAGCGAGCCCATCGTGGGCGACGTAATGATCAGCCCAGAACATCGTCTGTCCTACTAACCGGGGTACGTCGCTGATGTCCGTGTGCAGCACCACCGGCGGTTCGGTAGTGGATGCGTCCATGGCCAAGCGGTCGAGCGTCGCGCGAGCGAGTTGCAGGGCGCCCTCGGCGAGTTCGGGGATGACGTCTTGCAGTTCCCTATCGTGTGCGCCGCTGCGAACGGCCGCGCTGTCCGCGAGTCCTCGTGTGTCGAGCAGCGAGTATCGCAGTTGACCGATTTCGGCGTGCGACAAGGTTGGCTCGAGGGATGGCGCGGCAGCTATTAGCCGAGTCGCCTCGTCTACCACGACCGGAACGGCCTGCGGCGTCGGATGTTGCACGGTCATTGGGACCGGACCCGAGGGCGGGGTGAATGCGCCTCGGCTAACTGCTGTATTTGGTGAGATGAAGATCGAATCTTCGGTGTCGTCCGGCGTCGTGGCTCCGGGTGCACTTAGGCCCCGGATCTGGTGGCAGTCCTTGTACTTGCGCCCGCTGGAACACCCCGTCGGGCCAGGTGAACCCGATCGGACTATTGCGTCTGCTTCGTTTGTTGCGAATAATGCAGATGGAGGGAAGGAGCACAAAGTGACGGTCGCACTAGAAACGATCTTGCCGTCCGACGACGACGCCGCTCAGGCGGCGGGCGCCCTGCAGCCGCTGCAGTCATATCTGGCTCGCCATCCCCAGACCTCTGAGATCGTCCACCTGATCGTGGAGGACGACGATCAGCCAGATCACGAGGGTCGGCAGGAGATTGTCGTTCCGGGCGCCGCTCTCAGGTTATTGGCGCGCGTTCTGGCGCACATGGCGGCCGGCCAAGGCGTCGCGATCGTGCCGTCAACGGCTGAACTGACGACTCAGCAAGCCGCCGACCTGCTCAACGTGTCCCGGCCGTACTTGATCCGCCTCCTTGAAGAGGGGCAGATCGACTTTCGCAAGGTAGGGACACACAGGCGCGTCTTGATGCAGAGTCTGGTCGAGTACAAGCGAGCGGATGATGCGCGCCGGCGGTCGGCGGCCGACGAGCTCGCGGCCCTTGAGCAAGAATTGGGTCTGTCCTGACGTGTCGTTCGTCGTGGTATACGACGCCAACGTGCTGTACCCCAACACGCTGCGCGACCTTCTGATCCGGATTGCCCAGGCGGGCTTGGTACAAGCAAAGTGGACCGATCAGATCCTCGATGAGGTAGACGGTGCGCTTCGCCGAAAACGACCGGACATCGCCGAGGACAAGCTTGCGCGCCGACGGGCGCTGATGAATGACGCTGTGCCGGATCGCCTCGTTACGGGCTACGAGCGGCTGATACCGGTACTCAGCCTTCCTGACGAGAAGGACCGACATGTGCTCGCCGCTGCTATCCGCGCGAAGGCTCAAGTCCTGGTCACGGACAATATCCAGCACTTTCCCGCCGATTACCTCGCCGAGTGGGATATCGACCCGAAGACCGCCGACGATTTCGTTGTTGATCAAGTGCACCTGAACCGCCAGCTGGTCTACGGGGCCGTCCAGCGGATCGCCGATAGTCGGAAGAACCCGCCGGTGACCGTCGCCGACGTGCTTCAGCAACTGGAGAACAGCGGTATCCAGCAAGGCGTCGCCATGTTGCGTGGGTAGTTCCCGACGTCGACTGCCATCCGGCAAGATCATCGGTGATGCCAGGGGGCATCACCGACCGCGAGTCAAGGGCGCCGAACGGCTCGCAACGGCGTCGTACTGCCTCGTCGGCCCACGTGTTCGCGGGAGTCGCGGTAGGGGGTTCAACTCCCCCCCCGCCCACTATCCACAGATAGCCGTTGACCTGGCCTTTCTCGCCGACGGTGCACGATCCCGATGACCGAGGCCATAGCCGCGGAGAACTCAACCGATGAGTTCCAGGTGCTCAAGGCAGACGTGGCCTGCGAAATCCGGTGGATCGGGCGTCCTCCGGGCAGGCGGCCTGCGGTGCAGCGGTTCGTCAGCGATCACCTCAGTCGTCGGGCTGTCGTTGGATGTAGTTCGCGATACCAGGGACTGTGAATGCAAGCAGGCCTCGGTCCGGTGCGTAGACAAGGCCCTTCTTGATGAGTTGATCTCGCGAGACAGACAGGTCTGTGCTGCGCCTCATCCCCATTTCGCGGGCGAGTTCAGCTATGGCGATCTGGACACCGTCACCATGTCCGGCCATCGCCCGCATCATCCGCCGCTGTGCCGCTGTGGCGCGACTCCACCGCGACAGGTAGAGCCCGACGTCGATCTCCTCGCGAGCCGCGACGAGGCCAGCGGCGGCGTCTTCGGCATCGATCGGGCTGCCCTTGGCCAAGTTCCAGATGCTGCGGCCGGCTGTCTGAAGGAAGTACGGATAACCACTCGTGGCCGCCCGGGTTATATCCAGAGCCTCCGCGCTCCAGGTGACCCCGAGCGATTCCGCCGGTCGGTTCAGGGCTTGCTCGGCAGCCTGGTCGTCGAGCGGTCCGACAGCTCGGTAGTTGTACAACCGCTCGGCATAGCTCGTGGCTTCGGCGAGAATGCCCGGCAGCGAAGGAAGACCGGCGCCCATCAGCAAGGTCGGGAGAGGATTGTCTCCTTGCCCGGAATCGTGAATTGCTCGGTTGATGGCCGCTAATTCGCGAGCAGGTGCGTCCTGTAATTCGTCGACCACCAGCAGGGCGCCCACCCCGAGTTCCCGCGCGGTACTTCCGAGTTCCCGCAGCAGGTCGGTCAAGTCGGTGGCCGCATCGCCGCTGTCGGCGTGCCCGCGGGTTGCATCCACTTCCACGCCGAAGGTGTAGGTGCCGGTTGGGTCAACCGTGACGGAGAAGGACTTGAACACCCCCAGCAGTCGGCGAAGACGACCGACATCATGAGTGCCCATCGCTGCGCGCAGACCCTGGTACAGGCTTCGCGTCAGACCTGGCAGGAGAGTCGAACGGTCGCCCACCGCCTCGGCCTTGCTCACCAGCCAGCGTCGGTCACGAGCGCGGGACGCGACTTCGTTCAGCAGAACCGTCTTGCCGACGCCGCGTAAGCCGTGCCACACCACGCCACGTTCGGCATAACCCAGCTCAGTGCGCTGAAGCGTTACGTCGACAATAGACAGGTCGTCGTCCCGGCCCGCAAGCTCCGGCGGCCGAACGCCGGCACCTGGCTGGTAGGGATTCCGAAGCGGATCCATAAGACCTCATAAGGCTGACTAAGGGATTCCTTTAGTGAACCATATGAAGTCAGCCACCCCAAGATCATCAGTGATGCCGTGGGGCATCACCGACCGCAACGGGGCGGCGTCGAGGAGCGCGCAACGGCGTCGTCGTCCCGTTGCCTCACGTCAATAGGTCCGGCAAGCTCGGGTCGTTGCGTCATCCGGAAAGGTCCGCCTGACGCGCGGGGGTGACGGGGGGCTTGTGGGCGGGTCGTCAACTTCACAAGATCGCTCATCTACCTTGACCCGCTTGCATTTGATGTCTTGGCCGTCTACCGAGAAGTACCGGTACCGAAGGCGGCCAGCCCAGGGCGGCTGTCGCTCGTGGGCACTCGTTGCAAACTATGGGCCAACTTGCTACAGTGTGGGCCATGGTAGAGACGGCGCACCTTGATGGTCGTGGGCGCTTAGTGCTTCCCGCGTCTGCACGTCGTCGCCTTGGCTTGGATCCGGGAACCGAACTGCTAGTCCTTTCCGACTCGCGCGGAGGCGTACGTCTCGTCCCCCGGCCAGAGGCGGCCAGGGCATTACTCGGCGCGGCTGCCGGTAGTGGGCGCGGGTCCGCCGTAGACGACCTTGTTTCCGAAAGGCGGCGGG of the Mycobacteriales bacterium genome contains:
- a CDS encoding helix-turn-helix domain-containing protein; its protein translation is MTVALETILPSDDDAAQAAGALQPLQSYLARHPQTSEIVHLIVEDDDQPDHEGRQEIVVPGAALRLLARVLAHMAAGQGVAIVPSTAELTTQQAADLLNVSRPYLIRLLEEGQIDFRKVGTHRRVLMQSLVEYKRADDARRRSAADELAALEQELGLS
- a CDS encoding ATP-binding protein, translated to MDPLRNPYQPGAGVRPPELAGRDDDLSIVDVTLQRTELGYAERGVVWHGLRGVGKTVLLNEVASRARDRRWLVSKAEAVGDRSTLLPGLTRSLYQGLRAAMGTHDVGRLRRLLGVFKSFSVTVDPTGTYTFGVEVDATRGHADSGDAATDLTDLLRELGSTARELGVGALLVVDELQDAPARELAAINRAIHDSGQGDNPLPTLLMGAGLPSLPGILAEATSYAERLYNYRAVGPLDDQAAEQALNRPAESLGVTWSAEALDITRAATSGYPYFLQTAGRSIWNLAKGSPIDAEDAAAGLVAAREEIDVGLYLSRWSRATAAQRRMMRAMAGHGDGVQIAIAELAREMGMRRSTDLSVSRDQLIKKGLVYAPDRGLLAFTVPGIANYIQRQPDD
- a CDS encoding PIN domain-containing protein — encoded protein: MSFVVVYDANVLYPNTLRDLLIRIAQAGLVQAKWTDQILDEVDGALRRKRPDIAEDKLARRRALMNDAVPDRLVTGYERLIPVLSLPDEKDRHVLAAAIRAKAQVLVTDNIQHFPADYLAEWDIDPKTADDFVVDQVHLNRQLVYGAVQRIADSRKNPPVTVADVLQQLENSGIQQGVAMLRG